From the Nostoc sp. PCC 7107 genome, the window TATCAGCTTCTAGTCAGTGCTATGTCAACTTTGGTCTGCCTTCAGAAACTGAGTTCACCTATAATACGCTATTGGAATGTATTCATCCTGACGATCGCACTGATATGCAGGAGTGTGTCAGACAAGCAATCAAAAATCACAGCGATTATGAAGCAGAATATCGCTGTATTTGGACTGATAACACTATTCATTGGATATTAGCGCGGGGTACTGTCATCTACGATAGTGAGAATCAGCCAATGCGGATGACTGGTGTCACCTTAGATGTGACTGACCGCAAGCAAGCAGAAGAAGAACTCAAACGGCAGAATTTGCGATCGCAGTTATTCGCTGAAATTACTCTAAAAATTCGAGAATCGTTACAATTAGAAGAAATTCTGCAAACGACAGTTCAAGAAGTTCAAAAATTGCTGCACGCTGACCGAGTATTGATTTTTCAGCTTTGGCCTGATGGTTCAGGCACAGTATTAAAAGAAGCCGTTTTACCGGGTTGGCCTGTGGTTTTAGGAAAAAACATTCTTGACCCTTGTGTTCAAGCAGACTACGTAGAAAAGTATCGTCAAGGACGCATCAGTGCAATTTTCGATATTGAAAAAGCTGATATCCAAGACTGTCATCGAGAATTTCTCCAACAGTTTGGTGTCAAGGCGAACCTCGTAGTCCCAATTCTAATTCGAGATGGGATTTGGGGCTTATTGATTGCTCATCAATGCGCTCACCCCCGCCACTGGACAAACTTTGAAACCCAATTATTACTCCAGTTAGCTAATCAAATTGGTATAGCTTTATCCCAAGCGCAACTTTTAGAACAAGAAACCCGCCATGTTCAAGAGTTAGCACGTTCCAATTCCGAGTTAGAACAGTTTGCTTATGTAGCTTCCCATGATTTGCAAGAACCTTTGCGGATGGTGACGAGTTATTTACAACTACTAGAGAGGAAATACAGCAACCAACTAGACTCTACTGCGGATCAGTTTATCAACTATGCCGTAGATGGAGCGCGGCGGATGCAAAACCTAATTAACGATTTGTTAAATTATTCACGGGTGACAACTCGCGGACAACCATTTGTGCAAGTTGATTGTGCAGAAATTTTACAGCAGGCGATCGCTAACCTAAAATTTGCTATAGAAGATAGTGGCGCAGAAATTACATATAATCATCTACCAGTCATCACAGCCGATCCGATACAATTAACACAAGTCTTGCAAAACCTCATCGGTAACGCCATCAAATTCCGCAGAGAAATACCACCACAGATTCATATTGAGGCTGTCAGAGCAGATGAAGTAGGAGAGCAAGCAAGCAAGAGAGAATATACTACTCAACACTCAAAACTCAGCACTCAAAACTCAGCACGGGCTAAACGCCCCGCTACCGCTCTAAGCGCAGCCATGCCCGCAGGGCTTTACAGCACTCAGCACGGGCTGAACGCCCCGCTACCGCTAACAGCACTCAGCACTCAAAATGAATGGCTATTCTGTGTAAAAGATAATGGAATTGGCTTAGAACCACAGTACACTGAACGGATTTTTGTTATTTTTCAGCGTTTGCATGGTAGAAGTAAGTATCCAGGTACTGGTATTGGTTTAGCAATTTGTAAGAAAATCATAGAACGCCACGGCGGACGTATCTGGGTTGAGTCAGAACCGGGTCAAGGCTCGAACTTCTACTTCACAATTCCAGATCAAGCAGGTCAACAATCGTGAATAATAAACCAATAATTATGCCAATTGAGGTTTTGTTAGTCGAAGATAATCCTGGCGATGCTGAACTTACGCGCATTGCTCTACAAGATAGCAAAATCTCAATTAACCTAAATATTGTAGAAGATGGCGTAGAGGCAATGGCATTTTTACGTAAACAGGACAGCTATACCAGAAAACCCCATCCTGATATTGTCTTGTTGGATTTAAACTTACCCAGAAAAGATGGACGGGAGGTACTCGCAGAAATGAAATCTGACGACCATCTCAAACGAATTCCCGTCGTTGTGCTGACCACTTCTCAGTCAGAAGAAGATATACTTAAAGCTTATAACTTAGCTGCCAATTGCTATATCACCAAGCCAGTAGATTTTGATCAATTCGTTAAAATTGTACAATCCATCGAAAATTTTTGGTTTGCGATCGTAAAACTGCCGCCGGAGTAAGGGATATGGCAGGAGAATTAATAAAAGTCTTATTAGTGGAAGATAACCCTGGGGATGTTTTTCTCTTACAAGAGTTATTAAGAGAAATTAATACGGTGAAGGTAGAGTTGTGTCCCGTTGAGCAATTGTCAGAAGCACTCAAGTTGTTAGTATACGATAGTTTTGATTTGATGTTGCTAGACCTGTCTCTACCTGACAGTCAAGGTATTGATACATTTGTTAATGCTGCTCGCCAAGCAAAAGCTACGCCAATTATTGTGCTAACAGGTTTAGATGACGAAACCCTAGCATTACGCGCTATGCAAGAAGGAGCGCAAGATTATTTAGTCAAAGGAAAAGTAACTGGTGACTTGTTAGTGCGCTCTATGCGCTACGCTATTGAGCGTCAACGTATCGAGGATGCCCTACGTCAAAGCGAGGAAAGATTTCGCGTAGCCCTGAAAAATTCACCGATTTTTGTGTTCAATCAAGATAAAGAGTTACGTTACACCT encodes:
- a CDS encoding response regulator, which translates into the protein MPIEVLLVEDNPGDAELTRIALQDSKISINLNIVEDGVEAMAFLRKQDSYTRKPHPDIVLLDLNLPRKDGREVLAEMKSDDHLKRIPVVVLTTSQSEEDILKAYNLAANCYITKPVDFDQFVKIVQSIENFWFAIVKLPPE
- a CDS encoding GAF domain-containing protein, which gives rise to MQAESYNHEQARLEALRRYHILDTEPEQPYNNLAQLAAFICGTSIALVNFIDEDRQWFKAKLGIDVPEMPRNVGLSYLCLERQDIVVVKDTLENEEYAVNPAVTGYPYIRFYAGVPLISPEGQILGTLCAIDPAPRELNQQQIEALLALGRQVISQLELRRNLAERQQTEAFLRESDQRLKLALQAAKLGSWQLNLKTWELSASSQCYVNFGLPSETEFTYNTLLECIHPDDRTDMQECVRQAIKNHSDYEAEYRCIWTDNTIHWILARGTVIYDSENQPMRMTGVTLDVTDRKQAEEELKRQNLRSQLFAEITLKIRESLQLEEILQTTVQEVQKLLHADRVLIFQLWPDGSGTVLKEAVLPGWPVVLGKNILDPCVQADYVEKYRQGRISAIFDIEKADIQDCHREFLQQFGVKANLVVPILIRDGIWGLLIAHQCAHPRHWTNFETQLLLQLANQIGIALSQAQLLEQETRHVQELARSNSELEQFAYVASHDLQEPLRMVTSYLQLLERKYSNQLDSTADQFINYAVDGARRMQNLINDLLNYSRVTTRGQPFVQVDCAEILQQAIANLKFAIEDSGAEITYNHLPVITADPIQLTQVLQNLIGNAIKFRREIPPQIHIEAVRADEVGEQASKREYTTQHSKLSTQNSARAKRPATALSAAMPAGLYSTQHGLNAPLPLTALSTQNEWLFCVKDNGIGLEPQYTERIFVIFQRLHGRSKYPGTGIGLAICKKIIERHGGRIWVESEPGQGSNFYFTIPDQAGQQS